A single Lactuca sativa cultivar Salinas chromosome 8, Lsat_Salinas_v11, whole genome shotgun sequence DNA region contains:
- the LOC111882196 gene encoding uncharacterized protein LOC111882196 isoform X1 — MAELKVNVEEELLYSVSEIIYCRICHEGEFESCKTLETPCSCSGTIKFAHRDCVQRWCDEKGNTNCELCLQKFEPGYSAPTPPPKKVDDTRVTIRGSLEIPTPSTEDGDDDEEERLIEREYAECSSAADTTASMCRTVAVIFTVLLLVRHFLAVLMGETGDYPFTILTLLVIKASGILLPMYIIMRLIDVVHNSIKRQNQNQAGSTSNNQTSSSSSQPQEEGQDNV, encoded by the exons ATGGCAGAATTGAAGGTGAATGTTGAAGAAGAATTATTATATTCAGTATCTGAGATCATATACTGCAGAATTTGTCACGAAGGAGAGTTCGAAAGTTGTAAAACCTTGGAAACTCCATGTTCTTGTTCTGGAACTATCAAG TTTGCTCACAGAGATTGCGTACAGAGATGGTGTGATGAGAAGGGAAACACTAATTGCGAACTTTGTCTTCAG AAATTTGAACCTGGTTACTCAGCCCCAACCCCACCCCCAAAAAAGGTCGACGACACTCGTGTCACAATTCG AGGAAGCTTGGAAATTCCAACTCCAAGCACTgaagatggtgatgatgatgaagaagaaagattGATTGAAAGAGAATATGCAGAGTGCTCATCAGCTGCCGATACAACAGCTTCTATGTGCAGAACAGTGGCTGTCATC TTTACAGTACTTCTACTGGTGAGACATTTTCTTGCAGTGCTAATGGGTGAAACAGGTGATTACCCATTTACGATCCTAACA TTGCTAGTTATAAAGGCTAGTGGGATATTACTTCCAATGTACATAATAATGCGGTTGATTGATGTGGTCCATAACAGCATTAAACGTCAAAATCAGAATCAG GCTGGTTCAACTTCTAACAATCAAACATCATCATCGAGTTCCCAGCCCCAGGAGGAAGGACAGGACAATGTATAG
- the LOC111882196 gene encoding uncharacterized protein LOC111882196 isoform X2 — protein MLKKNYYIQYLRSYTAEFVTKESSKVVKPWKLHVLVLELSRDCVQRWCDEKGNTNCELCLQKFEPGYSAPTPPPKKVDDTRVTIRGSLEIPTPSTEDGDDDEEERLIEREYAECSSAADTTASMCRTVAVIFTVLLLVRHFLAVLMGETGDYPFTILTLLVIKASGILLPMYIIMRLIDVVHNSIKRQNQNQAGSTSNNQTSSSSSQPQEEGQDNV, from the exons ATGTTGAAGAAGAATTATTATATTCAGTATCTGAGATCATATACTGCAGAATTTGTCACGAAGGAGAGTTCGAAAGTTGTAAAACCTTGGAAACTCCATGTTCTTGTTCTGGAACTATCAAG AGATTGCGTACAGAGATGGTGTGATGAGAAGGGAAACACTAATTGCGAACTTTGTCTTCAG AAATTTGAACCTGGTTACTCAGCCCCAACCCCACCCCCAAAAAAGGTCGACGACACTCGTGTCACAATTCG AGGAAGCTTGGAAATTCCAACTCCAAGCACTgaagatggtgatgatgatgaagaagaaagattGATTGAAAGAGAATATGCAGAGTGCTCATCAGCTGCCGATACAACAGCTTCTATGTGCAGAACAGTGGCTGTCATC TTTACAGTACTTCTACTGGTGAGACATTTTCTTGCAGTGCTAATGGGTGAAACAGGTGATTACCCATTTACGATCCTAACA TTGCTAGTTATAAAGGCTAGTGGGATATTACTTCCAATGTACATAATAATGCGGTTGATTGATGTGGTCCATAACAGCATTAAACGTCAAAATCAGAATCAG GCTGGTTCAACTTCTAACAATCAAACATCATCATCGAGTTCCCAGCCCCAGGAGGAAGGACAGGACAATGTATAG